A stretch of the Triplophysa dalaica isolate WHDGS20190420 chromosome 19, ASM1584641v1, whole genome shotgun sequence genome encodes the following:
- the LOC130407860 gene encoding uncharacterized protein LOC130407860 isoform X1 yields MSSDLHHPSPHRQRMVVSAKCAFHFEHKSCMALVLYTPPSASDFVLMKGAISNIQCRRSSCRCDRDALSELQQREGSFFLPFDGGLRTLCVLTPTPDFPPTPTLFEYGAEEEAVAFVCLWMEGDSLHTTSFQPSDTALLQPSGPRLYPTAQLATIDKLSDLTPGTRTKTFLLRPGPAPSGEAEEGCEPAAIFKSHNNVWQIELHFVNSCQHGPAKHSLDLVLI; encoded by the coding sequence CTCAGATCTCCACCACCCCTCCCCTCACCGCCAAAGGATGGTTGTATCTGCAAAGTGTGCCTTTCATTTTGAACACAAATCCTGCATGGCCCTTGTCCTCTACACACCCCCATCAGCCTCAGACTTTGTGTTGATGAAAGGGGCCATCTCGAATATCCAGTGCAGGCGCAGCAGCTGCCGATGCGACCGCGACGCTCTTTCAGAACTCCAACAAAGGGAGGGGAGTTTTTTTCTCCCTTTTGACGGGGGGCTCCGAACACTTTGTGTTCTAACACCAACCCCTGACTTCCCCCCCACCCCTACTCTTTTTGAATACGGAGCAGAAGAGGAGGCTGTGGCTTTTGTCTGCTTGTGGATGGAGGGGGATTCTCTCCACACCACCTCTTTTCAACCATCTGATACGGCTCTTCTGCAGCCCTCGGGGCCCAGGCTGTACCCGACAGCACAGCTGGCAACTATAGACAAACTCTCTGACCTTACCCCAGGAACACGCACAAAAACATTCCTGCTCCGGCCCGGTCCAGCACCATCAGGAGAGGCTGAAGAAGGGTGCGAGCCTGCAGCAATCTTTAAGAGTCATAACAACGTCTGGCAGATAGAGCTGCATTTTGTCAACAGTTGCCAGCATGGACCAGCAAAACACAGCCTTGATCTGGTGCTGATATGA
- the nim1kb gene encoding serine/threonine-protein kinase NIM1 isoform X1, with the protein MLYIIDVCKNYLTVLLSHVADKTTQRTSSLPTLDLPKFKSIIYTNFLIMLISCCCYYGRNQIFAHLSKCSSFICISVRKKIFQPLLMVPVLISALSGHTMPSRTTQVYPQVQRHSLYTLTDSSECGSETEEVDPSKHLTPLEKLTVEMCKNENVLKELALGRRVGFYKVRGQIGCGNFSKVKLAFHALTKDKVALKILEKRRLDLQTQNMLSREIANMESLYHPNLLPLYEVVETQSRLYLVLEFAEDGDLHTRISTAGKLSDQESKIVFAQILSAVKYMHENNIIHRDLKAENVLYTSKTCVKVADLGFSRRVNNHNQALDTFCGSPPYAAPELFKDDSYIGPPVDVWAMGVLLFFMVTGTLPFRADTVAKLRRAVLEGAYVLPPWVSAPCQQVIRGILKPDPSERCALDQMVGCEWLLPVELFHPIPPLHQLNPIHLLEAGPGKLDRDQEEVKAILEKLGITQEHIYNNQGKSIRSPITGVYRILLHRIRKSRGAESAPTISGVVKDPKRDSLRAYRNLLHTSKLCVLS; encoded by the exons ATGCTTTACATAATAGATGTTTGCAAAAACTATTTGACTGTACTATTGTCGCATGTTGCAGACAAAACCACACAGCGCACTAGTAGTCTGCCCACGCTTGATCTGCCCAAATTTAAGTCTATCATATACACAAATTTCCTAATAATGCTTATAAGTTGCTGTTGTTATTATGGGAGGAATCAGATATTTGCACATCTATCCAAATGCAGTTCTTTTATATGTATTTCTGTgcgtaaaaaaatatttcagccGCTCCTAATGGTTCCTGTTTTAATTTCAGCCTTAAGCGGCCACACAATGCCTTCAAGGACAACTCAGGTGTATCCACAGGTGCAGCGGCACAGCCTCTACACCCTGACAGACAGCTCAGAATGCGGCTCAGAAACAGAGGAGGTGGACCCTTCCAAGCACCTGACACCCCTGGAAAAATTAACAgtagaaatgtgtaaaaatgagAACGTCCTAAAGGAACTGGCCTTGGGCAGACGGGTGGGCTTCTACAAAGTTCGTGGTCAAATAGGCTGTGGGAACTTTTCGAAAGTCAAACTGGCCTTCCACGCCCTTACCAAAG ACAAGGTTGCTCTTAAGATCCTTGAAAAAAGGAGGCTTGACCTGCAGACTCAGAACATGCTGTCCAGAGAGATAGCCAACATGGAGAGCTTGTATCACCCAAATTTATTGCCACTGTATGAGGTGGTGGAGACGCAGAGTCGGTTGTACTTGGTTCTGGAGTTCGCTGAAGATGGAGACCTTCACACCAGAATCAGCACTGCTGGAAAACTCAGTGACCAAGAGAGCAAGATTGTGTTTGCCCAAATTCTGTCAGCAGTTAAATACATG CATGAGAACAACATCATTCATCGAGATCTGAAGGcagaaaatgttctttatacCAGCAAAACCTGCGTGAAGGTGGCTGACCTCGGCTTCAGCAGGAGGGTTAATAATCACAACCAAGCACTAGATACGTTTTGTGGTTCTCCTCCTTACGCTGCTCCTGAGCTCTTCAAAGATGATTCTTACATCGGTCCACCTGTGGATGTGTGGGCAATGGGGGTCCTGCTGTTTTTCATGGTGACTGGCACATTGCCTTTCCGTGCCGACACCGTGGCAAAGTTGAGGCGTGCAGTGCTAGAGGGAGCCTATGTCCTGCCACCCTGGGTATCAGCTCCgtgtcagcaggtgatccgggGGATCCTGAAGCCTGACCCCTCTGAACGTTGTGCACTGGACCAGATGGTGGGTTGCGAGTGGCTGTTGCCCGTAGAATTATTCCACCCTATTCCTCCTTTACACCAACTCAACCCCATTCATCTCCTGGAGGCTGGCCCGGGGAAGCTAGACAGAGACCAAGAGGAGGTAAAAGCTATCCTGGAGAAACTGGGAATCACTCAGGAACATATTTATAACAACCAAGGAAAGAGCATTCGCAGTCCTATTACAGGAGTTTACCGAATATTGCTGCACAGAATTAGAAAAAGCAGAGGAGCCGAGTCTGCACCCACAATCAGCGGTGTTGTCAAAGATCCTAAAAGAGATAGTCTACGTGCCTACAGGAATCTACTGCACACCTCGAAACTGTGTGTTCTTTCTTAA
- the LOC130407860 gene encoding uncharacterized protein LOC130407860 isoform X2 encodes MVVSAKCAFHFEHKSCMALVLYTPPSASDFVLMKGAISNIQCRRSSCRCDRDALSELQQREGSFFLPFDGGLRTLCVLTPTPDFPPTPTLFEYGAEEEAVAFVCLWMEGDSLHTTSFQPSDTALLQPSGPRLYPTAQLATIDKLSDLTPGTRTKTFLLRPGPAPSGEAEEGCEPAAIFKSHNNVWQIELHFVNSCQHGPAKHSLDLVLI; translated from the coding sequence ATGGTTGTATCTGCAAAGTGTGCCTTTCATTTTGAACACAAATCCTGCATGGCCCTTGTCCTCTACACACCCCCATCAGCCTCAGACTTTGTGTTGATGAAAGGGGCCATCTCGAATATCCAGTGCAGGCGCAGCAGCTGCCGATGCGACCGCGACGCTCTTTCAGAACTCCAACAAAGGGAGGGGAGTTTTTTTCTCCCTTTTGACGGGGGGCTCCGAACACTTTGTGTTCTAACACCAACCCCTGACTTCCCCCCCACCCCTACTCTTTTTGAATACGGAGCAGAAGAGGAGGCTGTGGCTTTTGTCTGCTTGTGGATGGAGGGGGATTCTCTCCACACCACCTCTTTTCAACCATCTGATACGGCTCTTCTGCAGCCCTCGGGGCCCAGGCTGTACCCGACAGCACAGCTGGCAACTATAGACAAACTCTCTGACCTTACCCCAGGAACACGCACAAAAACATTCCTGCTCCGGCCCGGTCCAGCACCATCAGGAGAGGCTGAAGAAGGGTGCGAGCCTGCAGCAATCTTTAAGAGTCATAACAACGTCTGGCAGATAGAGCTGCATTTTGTCAACAGTTGCCAGCATGGACCAGCAAAACACAGCCTTGATCTGGTGCTGATATGA
- the LOC130407863 gene encoding growth arrest and DNA damage-inducible protein GADD45 gamma-like, with the protein MTLEEVLIQESSERAQCTGKALGEVLVSAKANECLTIGVYESAKVMNVDPDSVSFCVLAMDEGFEWDIALQIHFTLIQAFCFDNDISIVRVNDMQRLVELVGDKSEQLEDAHCVLITNPTDGSWEDPALEKLHLFCEESRSYNDWVPEITLPER; encoded by the exons ATGACTCTTGAGGAAGTTCTCATCCAGGAGTCCAGCGAGAGAGCTCAGTGCACTGGAAAAGCGCTCGGGGAAGTTTTGGTTTCTGCCAAAGCCAACGAATGCCTTACCATTGGTGTTTACGAATCTGCCAAAGTTATGAATGT CGACCCAGATAGCGTGTCTTTCTGCGTCCTGGCGATGGATGAAGGATTCGAGTGGGACATCGCTCTTCAAATCCACTTCACTCTTATCCAAGCCTTCTGTTTCGACAACGACATCAGCATCGTCAGAGTGAACGACATGCAGCGTCTTGTTGAGCTCGTTGGCGACAAGtcagaacaacttgaggatgctCACTGCGTGCTCATCACG AACCCAACTGATGGTTCGTGGGAGGATCCTGCTCTAGAAAAGCTTCACCTGTTCTGCGAAGAAAGTCGCAGTTATAACGACTGGGTTCCTGAGATCACCCTGCCCGAGCGTTGA
- the nim1kb gene encoding serine/threonine-protein kinase NIM1 isoform X2, producing the protein MPSRTTQVYPQVQRHSLYTLTDSSECGSETEEVDPSKHLTPLEKLTVEMCKNENVLKELALGRRVGFYKVRGQIGCGNFSKVKLAFHALTKDKVALKILEKRRLDLQTQNMLSREIANMESLYHPNLLPLYEVVETQSRLYLVLEFAEDGDLHTRISTAGKLSDQESKIVFAQILSAVKYMHENNIIHRDLKAENVLYTSKTCVKVADLGFSRRVNNHNQALDTFCGSPPYAAPELFKDDSYIGPPVDVWAMGVLLFFMVTGTLPFRADTVAKLRRAVLEGAYVLPPWVSAPCQQVIRGILKPDPSERCALDQMVGCEWLLPVELFHPIPPLHQLNPIHLLEAGPGKLDRDQEEVKAILEKLGITQEHIYNNQGKSIRSPITGVYRILLHRIRKSRGAESAPTISGVVKDPKRDSLRAYRNLLHTSKLCVLS; encoded by the exons ATGCCTTCAAGGACAACTCAGGTGTATCCACAGGTGCAGCGGCACAGCCTCTACACCCTGACAGACAGCTCAGAATGCGGCTCAGAAACAGAGGAGGTGGACCCTTCCAAGCACCTGACACCCCTGGAAAAATTAACAgtagaaatgtgtaaaaatgagAACGTCCTAAAGGAACTGGCCTTGGGCAGACGGGTGGGCTTCTACAAAGTTCGTGGTCAAATAGGCTGTGGGAACTTTTCGAAAGTCAAACTGGCCTTCCACGCCCTTACCAAAG ACAAGGTTGCTCTTAAGATCCTTGAAAAAAGGAGGCTTGACCTGCAGACTCAGAACATGCTGTCCAGAGAGATAGCCAACATGGAGAGCTTGTATCACCCAAATTTATTGCCACTGTATGAGGTGGTGGAGACGCAGAGTCGGTTGTACTTGGTTCTGGAGTTCGCTGAAGATGGAGACCTTCACACCAGAATCAGCACTGCTGGAAAACTCAGTGACCAAGAGAGCAAGATTGTGTTTGCCCAAATTCTGTCAGCAGTTAAATACATG CATGAGAACAACATCATTCATCGAGATCTGAAGGcagaaaatgttctttatacCAGCAAAACCTGCGTGAAGGTGGCTGACCTCGGCTTCAGCAGGAGGGTTAATAATCACAACCAAGCACTAGATACGTTTTGTGGTTCTCCTCCTTACGCTGCTCCTGAGCTCTTCAAAGATGATTCTTACATCGGTCCACCTGTGGATGTGTGGGCAATGGGGGTCCTGCTGTTTTTCATGGTGACTGGCACATTGCCTTTCCGTGCCGACACCGTGGCAAAGTTGAGGCGTGCAGTGCTAGAGGGAGCCTATGTCCTGCCACCCTGGGTATCAGCTCCgtgtcagcaggtgatccgggGGATCCTGAAGCCTGACCCCTCTGAACGTTGTGCACTGGACCAGATGGTGGGTTGCGAGTGGCTGTTGCCCGTAGAATTATTCCACCCTATTCCTCCTTTACACCAACTCAACCCCATTCATCTCCTGGAGGCTGGCCCGGGGAAGCTAGACAGAGACCAAGAGGAGGTAAAAGCTATCCTGGAGAAACTGGGAATCACTCAGGAACATATTTATAACAACCAAGGAAAGAGCATTCGCAGTCCTATTACAGGAGTTTACCGAATATTGCTGCACAGAATTAGAAAAAGCAGAGGAGCCGAGTCTGCACCCACAATCAGCGGTGTTGTCAAAGATCCTAAAAGAGATAGTCTACGTGCCTACAGGAATCTACTGCACACCTCGAAACTGTGTGTTCTTTCTTAA
- the LOC130407865 gene encoding growth arrest and DNA damage-inducible protein GADD45 gamma, protein MVNEGKSLSEALLSAKVEGRLTVGVYECAQIMNEDPDSVSFCVLATDDFECDVALQIHFTLIQAFCFDNDISIVKVNDLKRLRNLVGAKGQDAHCVLITNPTEDSWEDPALEKLHLFCEESCSYNDWVPEITLPER, encoded by the exons ATGGTTAATGAAGGGAAATCTCTGTCCGAAGCCCTGCTGTCTGCCAAGGTGGAGGGTCGCCTCACTGTTGGCGTCTATGAGTGCGCACAGATAATGAACGA GGACCCTGACAGCGTGTCTTTCTGCGTTTTGGCTACTGATGACTTTGAGTGTGATGTCGCTCTTCAGATCCATTTTACTCTGATACAAGCCTTTTGCTTTGACAACGACATCAGCATCGTCAAAGTTAACGATCTGAAACGTCTCAGAAATCTTGTTGGTGCCAAGGGTCAGGACGCGCATTGCGTTCTTATAACG AACCCAACTGAAGACTCATGGGAGGATCCTGCTCTGGAGAAGCTTCACCTGTTCTGCGAGGAAAGTTGCAGCTATAACGACTGGGTTCCTGAGATCACCCTGCCCGAGCGTTGA
- the LOC130407855 gene encoding coiled-coil domain-containing protein 152-like: MKKTTVIDLDTFIKDFMQLENKITEMKGGNTTLEIQLDESRRLLKLAQNKEKQLTEEKDGLLETVKDLQKTVQQQCDLRVENERLKDAALQTKKENEAQLEESKAQLQRLTAETRALKHQHQRELDDFAEETQRKLELKDTEIKWALEKNECALEEMRKQMREKEKEKQSQIIKLQMEFGAKLARAQSISVKSQTHRQASCPLPQNIFKRKLQFIQEEKNKEIETLHQRVRELEQQSLHGLIDSRMKKRKI; encoded by the exons ATGAAAAAGACGACTGTCATCGACTTggatacatttattaaagactTCATGCAACTAGAGAAT aaaataactgagATGAAAGGGGGAAACACTACACTTGAAATACAACTGGATGAGTCTAGAAGACTTTTAAAACTCGCACAGAATAAGGAGAAGCAGTTAACTGAAG AGAAAGATGGACTTTTGGAAACAGTCAAAGATCTGCAAAAAACTGTTCAACAACAGTGTGACCTCAGAG TTGAAAATGAGAGGCTTAAAGATGCAGCTCTTCAGACGAAGAAAGAAAATGAGGCCCAGCTAGAG GAAAGCAAGGCTCAGCTTCAGAGGCTTACAGCTGAGACGAGAGCTTTAAAACATCAACACCAGAGGGAGTTAGACGACTTTGCTGAAGAAACACAACGAAAAC tggAATTGAAAGATACTGAAATAAAATGGGCTCTGGAGAAAAATGAATGTGCTTTGGAAGAGATGAGAAAACAGATGAGGGAgaaggagaaagaaaaacaaagtcaAATCATTAAGCTTCAAATGGAG TTTGGTGCTAAACTTGCAAGAGCCCAGAGCATATCAGTAAAGAGTCAGACGCATAGACAAGCATCCTGCCCTCTCCCACAGAACATCTTTAAAAGA AAGCTCCAGTTCATTCAGGAGGAGAAGAACAAAGAGATTGAGACCCTGCATCAGAGGGTGCGAGAATTAGAACAGCAGAGCCTACATGGGTTGATTGACTCTCGTATGAAGAAGAGAAAAATCTAA